In Silene latifolia isolate original U9 population chromosome 6, ASM4854445v1, whole genome shotgun sequence, the genomic window cgAGAAGATAATCTATTTCTATAAACTACATAATCCAAACAAATAGATTCCAATTTAATAATACTTGAAAATGCATCAAATACATTGAACTCCGACATTAACTAAATATTTTCAATACAATAATCATGGGAGCTAAACGCATCAAATACATTGAACTCCGACTACAACCTTCACCAACTAATATTCCAATACAATTACCATTGGAGAATAATAATGCCAAACACTAATGCTTGAGGACTATTAATTTAATCGATTCATCTAACTCAAGCATAAAAACAAACAACGCATTACATTTCTGAATGACATTATGTCACCGGACCCTCTACTAATCAATATCGAATGGCTTGTTGGCTCAAATAAGCCTTACTCAAGCATAACAACGAGCTGAATACATTTCTGAATGACGTTATGATCACCTCGACTTGCTACAAATCAATATTGGATGGGTTGGTTCAAATAACCCAAGTCCCAAGGACTATTATTACCACCACCAATATTATGACCAAAATTACCAAAATACCCATGATTCATAATTCCAAAATCACCCAAATCATCACCAAAGCCACCCAAATCCAAACAATCATTCTCTAAAGCTCCAACACCATTAAGGGCATTCATGTCATTAATCATCCCATTAAGTGACTCAAGCCTTTGACTAAGCTCATTCATTTGAGCCCTTAAAACACAATTTTGAGATTCAACATTCAAGAATTGTTGTGTTGTAAAGTCAAT contains:
- the LOC141585908 gene encoding bZIP transcription factor 44-like encodes the protein MATSSGNTTSSSNFEGEQQQNVVILDERKRKRMTSNRESARRSRMKKQQHVDNLTTQIAQLKRENNQIGQTIDFTTQQFLNVESQNCVLRAQMNELSQRLESLNGMINDMNALNGVGALENDCLDLGGFGDDLGDFGIMNHGYFGNFGHNIGGGNNSPWDLGYLNQPIQY